The segment ACGGAGCCCCGGCCCCCTACTGGGCCATCGAACCCTCACGTACAAGGCGCGATGCTCTCCACCTCCTCACGGCAGCTTCCCAGCTCGATCGCCAGATCAGACACTACCTCGCGGCTCTCGATCGCGAACTCGACACCGATTCGCCGTTCTGACGAGAAACCAGCACTCGCGCGCGACCACGGCTAGATGATCAGATTTCTACGGTTTCTCGTGATCGCCAACACACGGACGGCTATCCCACATACCCAACAGCAGGAAATCGAAGTACTCGACGCCGATGCGGCGCAAGGAAATCTCTACGGAGGGGCCCATCAGGGCCGCGACCCGCGAGTAGGATTGGATGGTCAGCACGACGCTTTCCCGGTTGCGCCGGGCGAGGTTGCCCATGGCGCGGCCGAACGCGGGACGTCGGATCGAGCCCCAGTAGAGATAGTTCGCGCCGCGTTCGGCGGCATCTTCGATCACCTTCGTCGATGCACCGAAGCTCGAACCGATACCAAGACGACCAACCTGGAGCCCCGTGGTTCCCAGGCTTACCGGCGTTCGGAAATCCGTCATAGAAAGCTCTCCTTGGCGAAGCTCACCTGGCGAGAGCGTAGCCCCGACGGCTAGTGGGCGTGGTCCGGGCGGTGGGACGACCAGATCGTGGTCTTGCCGTCATGGTCGACGGCCAGCACATCGTAGGGTTCGGGATTCGGGCCCTCCATGCCCGGCGAGCCGATGGGCATGTCCGGCACGCTGAGACCCGCGATCGCCGGCTTCTCTCGTAGCAGGCGCTGGATTTCTGCTGCCGGTACATGGCCTTCGATGAAATAGCCGCCGACGAAACCGGTATGACAAGAGCTGAGCTTCGTCGGGATGCCGTTGATGGCTTTCACCGCTTTCATGTCGCTTCGGTTCTCGGCCTCGATCCGGAAGCCGCTCCTCTCCAGATGCTCGATCCAGGCGTCGCAGCACCCGCACGTCGGAGATTTGTAGACCTTGAGGGCTGGCGTTTCCGCGAGAATCGGGAGCGAGAGAGCGATACTGAACAGGCTGGCTGCGAGGAACCGTTGGATCATGTCACCAGCCTAGCGAGCGGGTTGCGATGGGGCGATCAGGCCCGTTCCCGCTGGGATTTCGAGCTCGCGCAGCAGCGCCAGAAGACGATCCGGGTAGTCGGTGATGATCCCGTCGACGCCGAGAGACAACACGCGTCGCATCGTTGTCTCGTCGTTCACGGTCCAGGGGATCACTCGAAATCCCGCTTGCTGAAGGGGTCGGATCGGAATCCCGCGGCCGAAGCGCGGCAGGAGCATTCGCCAACTCGGTGAGAAGTCGTCGACGAAATCACCCGCGGCCTGGAGCAGCCCCAGCACGCCGTCATGCTCGGAGGGAGCCAGCCCCGCGAGCCAATCGGCGTCCAATGTGTCGTCTGCCAGCAGGGCTACCGTCCGCAGCTCCGGTTCGAGGCGTTTCCCGATGGCAAGGGCCTGCCAATCGAAGGATTGCAGCGTGGCATGCTGAAGAAGCGCCCGGCTCCGAAGAATCTCTACGACCCTGGTGACGAAGGGCTCGAGAGGAGGCGTTTCGTTGCTCCCAGGCTCGGTCTTCACCTCGATGTTGAATTGCACGCGATCGTCTCCGATGCGTTTCGCGAGATCCAGTACTTCGACCAGGGAGGGGATCTGCGCACCGGGCACGGCGCGTCGCGGCGGCTCCGGAAACCGCCTCGCATCCGGGTTCAGGCTGCCGCAATCAAAGGCCTGGATCTCAGCCAGCGAAAGCTCGCGCACGAGTGGGCCTAGCGTTGGAACGGGGGATCCACCCGGCGCGATGCAGAGCGAAGATGAAATGCGCGGATCGTGGGTGACGACGAGAATCCCGTCCCGGGACATTCCGAGATCGAGTTCGAGGGTGGTGACGCCCAGGGCCAGCGCGAGTTCGAAGCCGGCCAACGTGTTCTCCGGAAGCAGGCCCCGCGCACCCCGATGGCCCTGCACGTCGACGAAGCTCCGCGGAGTCGAGTCCATCTGTGCGCCAGGCCCGGCACAAGCCAGAAGCGCGGCGGCGATGAACGGCAACCGTTGGAATGCGAACACGAAGCCAGCGTACTGGAAACGAGATGCCAAGCCGCGCTAGGCTGCGCCCAGCCGCCCCCCGGCTACACCAGGCTGAAGCAAGGCTGGGGATTCTCGATGACACATCTACGCCGGATCCTGCTCTTCACCGCCGTTCTCGCTTTGTCGGCGCCTTCAGGTGTCCGCGCTGGCTCCATCGTCCCCAGCCCCCAGGAGGCCACGCGTTCCTTCGCGAGCTTCGCGGAAGCCTGGATGGAGAACGCCCGGGTGGGTGGTGCCCCGGTCTGGCGATTTGGGGGCGCCTACCGCATCGAGGTCGAGACGACCGGTGATCCCGAGCTGCCCTATCTCGGTGTCCTCCGCTACGAGCGCTCGATGTACGATTGCCCCAAGGGCCGCTCCGCCGCGTGTCGATTGCTGCACACCCGCCCCATGCGCCATCTCTTTCCATTCGCAAATGGGCGCTGGCAGTTCTAGCCCGGACAGGTATCCCTTCCTATCAAGCCGGTGAGTTGAAACTCCATTCGGCACCTGTTGGAGGGGACCCCATGCATGTCTGGTACCGGATCGCTGCCTTGCCTTTGCTCGCCATCGCGATCACCTGCGCGACTCCTGCCGAGCCTCCGATGCTTCCTTCCCTGGTTTCGTCACCAGTGACTCTCGGTGATGGTGAGGTGCGCATCACCCACCAAGTCGTCGTTCTCCTCGATGGCTCCGGGACCATGCACGATCGGGGCAGCTTCGGAGTGGGTTCTCAGCTCACGCGATCCTTCGTAGCGGGGCTGCCCGCCGAGAACTCGGCAACCCGAGCCGGAAGCCCCACCGACTACCTGGCTTCCTTTACCGGCTTCCGGTCCGCGGCTTTCTTGCCAACCGCTCCGGCTGCTACGGCTTTCGATGCGACCTCGCTGCAAGCGGGCGTGGACGCTTTCCGGTCGCGCACGGATACGTTCACTCCCATCCCCTACACACTGCGCCTTGCTCACGATGCCATTCGGGCGGGTTCCCTGCGAAAAGCCGTGGTGCTCGTGAGCGATGGTCTTGGCGACAACGGCAGCGGACCGAACGAGGCGATGCAGGAGGAGGCCCTGGCTCTCGCCAAGACGATGATCGCGGACAGTGAGGGAGAGGTTTGCCTGTGGGCCGTGCACGTCGGGCAGGATGATCCGGGTGATCCCGTTTCGGGTGAAAAGCTGATGCGCGACCTCGGGCAGCTCACGCCTTGCGGGGGTTTCCGGAAAGGCGAGGAGGTCGTGACGGCTTTTGCTGCATCCGGTGGTAGCGGTGTGTTGCAGCTGGTACGAGACGTGATGTTAGGCCGCTCCGGCGAGCAGGGTGTGGGTCCCGACATCGGCGAATGCGAGGGCCTCACATTCAGCTTGAACTTCCTCTTCAACCAGTATTCGTTGTGCCACGTGCGCGCCCAGGGCGCTTCGGCAGAGGGCTACTCCGAGAGTCTGGCCGCCAATCGCAGGCGGCAGGAACGGCCTGGGGCTTGTGAGGATGCGTTGGGTCCGCGCCAGGTGAGGGCGATCCTGCCGAAGGTGATCGAGGCCCTGCGCGAGTGTCCGAATGATCCGATCTACATCACGGGTCGTACCGACACCGTGGACACACCGAGCTACAACCAATGCCTCTCGGAACTGCGTGCCTGGGAGCTGCGCAGCTATCTCTCGAAACAGCTCGAGGGCGCGGCCGAGCCCGGCATCCGGGAACTCTTCTTGAAGCGCTCGAAGGTGGTCGGCCTTGGCGAATCGACCTTCCAGCAGCCCGTGCGCCCGGAGTGCGGTGAACCGGACGACGCCGAGGCCCGGGGTCAGATGAGACGTACCGAGATCCTGACGGGTCGCTTGCTGCGAGGCGAGATCCCCTCCGGTGTCCAACCCATTACCAGCCCGCCCGCGGGGCTTGCCGAGTGCCGGGCCCGGCGAGGAACTGCCCGCGACTGTCGCTAGACGCGAGCCGGGGGCGTTCACTGGAAACCTCGGAAGGCTCGCCGCTTCCCGAATTCGCAATGAACGTCCCCGAATGCGGGGTTCCTCTATTCGGCGATGACACGAGCGTGCGAGCGCTTGATGGCGCCGCCCACCGGCGTAACCCAAGGGGCATGGCGTAGACTCGCGCGCCATGGCAAGCGGAAGCAATCCGGTCCGGGCGATCTTCTACGCGTTCTTCGCCAACCTGGCGATCGCAGTGACCAAGACGGCTGCCGCGATCTACACCGGCTCTTCGAGCATGACGGCCGAGGCGATCCACTCCTTCGCCGATTCAGGCAACCAGCTCTTGCTGCTGCTCGGGCTCCGGGGAGCACGGAAGCCATCGGACCCGGAGCATCCCCTCGGCTACGGCAAGGTCACGTATTTCTGGAGCTTCATCGTTGCGCTGTTGCTGTTCAGTGTCGGCGGCCTCTTCTCCCTCTACGAGGGTTGGCACAAGCTCCATGAAAGCGGACCGATCGAGAACGGTTGGATTGCCCTGGTCGTGCTGGGCTTCTCAATCGTCCTGGAAGCCATCAGCATGCGCGGTTGCCTGGTCGAGGTGAACAAGATCCGGGGCGATCGAAGCCTCTGGAACTGGTTGTACCGCTCGCGCAACTCGGAGCTGGTCGTCGTGTTCGGCGAAGACCTGGCCGCACTCGTCGGTCTGGGGATCGCCTTCGCGTTCGTATCGGTCGCGGTGGCGACCGGAGACCCCATCTACGATGCCTACGGTTCGATCTCGATCGGTGTTCTCCTCGTGATCGTCGCACTCTTCATTGCGAGCCGGGTCGCGACCCTCCTGATCGGCCGCTCGGCCGATCCGGACGTGACGGCCGCCCTTGCCCGGGAGCTCGAACGCAGTCCGTATATCCTCGAAGTCTTCAACATCATCACCCTGCAGGTCGGCCCGCAGATCATGCTCGCTGCGAAGCTGCGAATGACGCCGGGCCTGAGCCTTGGCGAAGCCATCGAGCACATCAACGAACTGGAACGAAACCTGCGTGCCGAGGTTCCCGAGCTGGGCTGGCTCTTCATGGAGCCCGATAGCCAGGATTGACGGTCCTACCGCCTCCTCTTCCCAACGTTCGTATCCGCGCTCAGCAACGTGAGTACGTCGGAAGTGAAGTGATCCTTCGCACGAGCAAAGAGCACACGTTCCATGCCCTCGGCACCGAAGCGCCTTTTTTCGAGTTCGGCGCCCATCCCCATCAGGGTCCGGTCGGCACCGTGGGATCTGGCTCGTTCGAGAGCGTGGTGAATGCACTGCCGATAGACGCCGTCCTCGGCCACGCGTCGGTAGTCGAGCCCAACGATCAGGGGTGCGTAGGTCGTGCGCCCGACGTAGGCAGCGAAGAAGGCGCTTGGCAGTGCGTCGGGCTCGTCGGCCAACGTGAGGGTGACCATCTCCCAGCCCTCGAAACGCGCGAGCACATCAAGCAGATCTTCCGGTAGCGCAAACGTATTCAGGTGGAAACTCCTCTCCTGGACATTGAGGTAGAGCTGGTACAAGCGGGCCGAGAGCGCCCGGTCGTTCGCGATCTCATCGGAAGAGACCACCCGGGCCTTCCACCGATCCAGCTGCGGCTCGACTTCGTCGGCCTGGAACCGACGTCCGCGACGGCTGAGGGAAGCGAGGAGCGCGTCGCGATCGGCCGGTACCGGAGCCACGAGCGAAGTGGGAAGCGCGATTGCATGGAAACCCAAGGCTTCCAGCTCTTCCCGAAGGGCAGGGTCGTCTGCCGGGAGATCCCGCACGACGATCAGCTCGACCGCTGAGCTCTCCGAAAGATCCTCGATGAGTTGCGAGAGAATCTGCAGCGCGCCGCGCCAATCGCCGTCACGGTTCAGGTAGAGGTGGTTGCCCTCGCTCAGCGGGCAACCCATCGCGAGCACCTGGGAGGTGAGGTAGTGCGGGTCATTGACTCGGCGCGCCTCGATGGCCTTCGAGACCGCAGGTTCGGCGAACAGATCGTCCTTCAT is part of the bacterium genome and harbors:
- a CDS encoding DUF411 domain-containing protein encodes the protein MIQRFLAASLFSIALSLPILAETPALKVYKSPTCGCCDAWIEHLERSGFRIEAENRSDMKAVKAINGIPTKLSSCHTGFVGGYFIEGHVPAAEIQRLLREKPAIAGLSVPDMPIGSPGMEGPNPEPYDVLAVDHDGKTTIWSSHRPDHAH
- a CDS encoding cation diffusion facilitator family transporter, which encodes MASGSNPVRAIFYAFFANLAIAVTKTAAAIYTGSSSMTAEAIHSFADSGNQLLLLLGLRGARKPSDPEHPLGYGKVTYFWSFIVALLLFSVGGLFSLYEGWHKLHESGPIENGWIALVVLGFSIVLEAISMRGCLVEVNKIRGDRSLWNWLYRSRNSELVVVFGEDLAALVGLGIAFAFVSVAVATGDPIYDAYGSISIGVLLVIVALFIASRVATLLIGRSADPDVTAALARELERSPYILEVFNIITLQVGPQIMLAAKLRMTPGLSLGEAIEHINELERNLRAEVPELGWLFMEPDSQD
- a CDS encoding glycerophosphodiester phosphodiesterase, whose protein sequence is MFAFQRLPFIAAALLACAGPGAQMDSTPRSFVDVQGHRGARGLLPENTLAGFELALALGVTTLELDLGMSRDGILVVTHDPRISSSLCIAPGGSPVPTLGPLVRELSLAEIQAFDCGSLNPDARRFPEPPRRAVPGAQIPSLVEVLDLAKRIGDDRVQFNIEVKTEPGSNETPPLEPFVTRVVEILRSRALLQHATLQSFDWQALAIGKRLEPELRTVALLADDTLDADWLAGLAPSEHDGVLGLLQAAGDFVDDFSPSWRMLLPRFGRGIPIRPLQQAGFRVIPWTVNDETTMRRVLSLGVDGIITDYPDRLLALLRELEIPAGTGLIAPSQPAR